In one window of Helianthus annuus cultivar XRQ/B chromosome 17, HanXRQr2.0-SUNRISE, whole genome shotgun sequence DNA:
- the LOC110926485 gene encoding uncharacterized protein LOC110926485: MNHCGIHQKNTFASSCEEMRSSVSVSVSGVPMVCPKPRRLSLFSTTANEPVRPLRWQMCHQSEGFESKAGPELLDIIFAKSGGYGAPDQTCTQVASSPPFFSGSPPSRVSNPLIQDARFRDDKISQVSPRSTIPNPAPSGLSSPSPRKGGCLLSNFGNKPAVRIEGFDCLDRDNRRNCSIPTLA, from the exons ATGAACCACTGTGGAATCCACCAGAAGAACACCTTTGCATCATCCTGTGAAGAGATGAGGAGCTCTGTTTCCGTTTCTGTATCCGGTGTGCCTATGGTTTGCCCCAAACCTAGACGTCTCAGCCTCTTCTCCACCACTGCTAACGAGCCTGTTAGGCCTCTCAGATGGCAGATGTG TCACCAATCAGAAGGTTTTGAATCCAAAGCCGGACCTGAGCTTCTTGACATCATCTTTGCCAAG AGTGGTGGGTATGGTGCACCGGACCAAACATGTACACAAGTAGCCTCGTCGCCCCCTTTTTTCAGCGGGTCACCGCCGAGTAGAGTATCTAATCCACTAATCCAGGACGCGCGATTCCGGGATGACAAGATCTCCCAGGTGTCGCCGCGTTCCACGATCCCCAACCCCGCACCGTCCGGTTTGTCCTCCCCATCCCCCAGGAAAGGCGGATGCCTTCTTTCCAATTTTGGCAACAAACCCGCGGTGCGGATTGAGGGGTTTGATTGCCTCGACAGGGATAATCGCCGCAATTGCAGCATCCCGACGCTCGCATGA